A part of Clarias gariepinus isolate MV-2021 ecotype Netherlands chromosome 14, CGAR_prim_01v2, whole genome shotgun sequence genomic DNA contains:
- the cd79b gene encoding B-cell antigen receptor complex-associated protein beta chain, translated as MNCMLLGCFLLLFVNLTVTADFQVYQKPRFYGIKVGRRVGFICLAYDLTLKDANVTWYKIEKYDEEKVTNSKMDKIISSKIPTFLGDIRYQLILEKVEVSNSGIYYCKIKDVWGPGTELQVFRRGKSKRIEQRNYIKDMIILFQGFLLILCVVIPLVWYYRLEQKGEAVYEEPVHDHTYEGLEIEHCGDLYEDLTAFSQTPDADASWQIESPEQE; from the exons ATGAACTGCATGCTTTTAGGCTGTTTCCTGCTGTTGTTTGTTAACCTCACAG TCACAGCTGATTTTCAAGTTTACCAGAAGCCCAGGTTTTATGGCATCAAAGTGGGAAGGAGAGTGGGATTTATATGTCTGGCTTATGATCTCACTCTAAAAGATGCAAATGTGACGTGGTACAAGATCGAAAAATATGATGAGGAAAAAGTAACCAATAGTAAAATGGATAAAATCATTAGTTCCAAAATACCAACATTTTTGGGCGACATTAGGTATCAGTTAATCCTCGAAAAAGTAGAGGTCAGTAACAGTGGCATTTATTACTGCAAGATCAAAGATGTTTGGGGACCCGGAACAGAGCTACAAGTATTCA GACGTGGCAAATCAAAACGGATTGAACAGAGGAACTACATAAAAGACATGATCATATTATTCCAGGGGTTTCTGCTGATATTGTGTGTAGTCATTCCCCTGGTCTGGTATTACAGATTG GAGCAAAAGGGAGAAGCCGTCTATGAAGAACCTGTGCATGATCATACATATGAG GGTTTGGAGATCGAGCACTGTGGAGACCTCTATGAAGACCTAACTGCATTTTCACAAACCCCCGATGCAGACGCATCCTGGCAAATTGAGTCTCCGGAACAGGAGTAA
- the LOC128541363 gene encoding interferon a3-like, translating into MFVRLVHLCVILTLCSVSSGFSCRWINLKFKQHHETCLALLREMGEEFSTNSSIPDNWHHWFFNQSYSQPEKQIGFIIQSLEEISRLLEESDNVSWNKDKLDTLLHMLDLQANGLRSCLDHKVKKSKRLPLYFKRLRDLTKNDKEKNEAWEGIRKELLQLFGLLDFFPAVSVNNDSM; encoded by the exons ATGTTTGTACGTTTGGTGCACCTTTGTGTCATTTTGACTTTGTGCAGTGTGAGCTCTGGCTTCAGCTGCCGATGGATCAATCTTAAATTCAAGCAGCACCATGAGACATGTTTAGCACTGCTTAGAGAAATG GGGGAAGAATTTAGCACCAACTCGTCCATTCCAGATAACTGGCATCACTGGTTCTTTAACCAAAGCTATTCTCag CCAGAGAAACAGATCGGGTTCATCATTCAGTCTCTGGAGGAGATTTCTCGGTTATTGGAAGAGTCAGACAATGTTTCCTGGAACAAGGACAAGCTGGACACTTTGTTACATATGCTGGATCTGCAGGCCAACGGACTTCGTTCATGT CTTGATCACAAAGTGAAAAAGAGCAAAAGATTGCCCTTGTACTTCAAACGACTAAGAGATCTCACCAAGAATGACAAG GAGAAGAATGAGGCCTGGGAGGGGATCAGAAAAGAACTGCTTCAACTTTTTGGGCTGCTGGACTTCTTCCCTGCTGTCTCTGTGAATAATGACAGCATGTGA